A portion of the Plasmodium gaboni strain SY75 chromosome 5, whole genome shotgun sequence genome contains these proteins:
- a CDS encoding putative SNARE protein, whose protein sequence is MDLWDKDYQKALQTGKEIKKLLKQSEKEKKKAKNRAILRGKITEFNQSVKFLVHQLNNDYIKNDKHFIKNETKYMNKVSALEKVKKEIGTLYEDYASTNEGEISLNMDMELLNEFENEENTYLNDLNKEELLLKQNKLMKLQDEQLNFLEGTTHNLKNISYNINNEIQVHNELLDDIDRDMDETNNLLDRNRNIFERVTSNTSNYFLYFLIVILTASLIFFIMIL, encoded by the exons atggattTATGGGACAAAGATTATCAGAAAGCTTTACAAACAggaaaagaaataaaaaaactATTAAAGCAAAGTgagaaagaaaaaaagaaagcTAAAAATAGAGCAATATTGAGAGGTAAAATAACAGAATTTAATCAGAGTGTAAAATTTCTTGTGCAtcaattaaataatgattatataaaaaatgataagcattttattaaaaatgaaaccaaatatatgaataaagTGTCAGCATTAGAAAAGgtgaaaaaagaaatagGTACCTTATATGAAGATTATGCATCAACAAATGAGGGg gAGATTTCTTTAAATATGGATATGGAACTTTTAAACGAATTTGAAAATGAAGAGAATACATATTTGAACGATTTGAATAAAGAAGAGCTGttattaaaacaaaacaaaTTAATGAAATTACAAGATGAACAATTAAACTTTCTCGAGGGTACAACCcataatttaaaaaatattagttataatataaataatgaaatacAAGTACATAATGAATTATTAGATGATATTGACAGAGATATGGACGAAACCAACAATTTATTAGATAgaaatagaaatatatttgaaagGGTTACCAGTAATACAAgtaattattttttatattttctaattGTTATTTTAACAGCAAGTcttatattctttataatgatactttaa
- a CDS encoding phosphoenolpyruvate/phosphate translocator, translating to MNILTRTLIITIFFNLQIYIGKCLNHDNIKYIKNVPMNIHLKNSNGIIYQKNKRPAQIYRKNTNKQAFNIPVFSIPNYKPKYNTCTKTNNVAFINSRINHAHHRNIQATKAAELNAIKKIKNDKKFTLFNSGNRDNIKTHGHDINKSIIDDISTTNNSYSNISNTNENTYQENNYNNMLTEKKPCTFLNKAVEAGKTVSLLGLWYVCNIFYNIENKKALNILNMPITIAITQIYVGLPIFLIPWLLKLRNQPELFYDEQELKRINMSDRNALIKGFQKYILFLKKYSSIMKQSIYHGYAHLLSVIAMGAGAISFVHIVKASAPLFAAFFSYFFMNNKMSIYTYSSLVPIVFGVSLASIKELSFTYKALYSTLSANVLSTMRAIEAKIMMGKNLDKLGRNLTPENIFALLTLSSAIFLTPALFIDSHKWKDAYEYLMNNKNVLKVLGRHVLMSGVWFYLYNQLSFISLNRLNHITHAVASTVKRVFLILTSYFIFGTKFSFLGGLGSSIAVGGTFVYSLVKNKFG from the coding sequence atgaatatacTCACAAGGACATTAATCATaactattttttttaatttacaAATTTATATAGGAAAATGTTTAAAtcatgataatataaaatacataaaaaatgtacCTATGAACATCCATTTGAAAAATTCAAATGGAATAATATACCAAAAAAACAAACGTCCTGCACAGATTTATAGgaaaaatacaaataagCAAGCATTTAACATACCCGTTTTTTCTATTCCTAATTATAAACCCAAATATAATACTTGCacaaaaacaaataatGTAGCTTTTATAAATTCAAGAATTAATCATGCACATCATAGAAATATCCAAGCTACTAAAGCAGCGGAATTAAATgcaataaaaaaaataaaaaatgacaAAAAATTTACTTTATTTAATTCTGGAAATAgagataatataaaaacacATGGAcatgatattaataaaagtaTAATTGATGATATATCAACAACAAATAATAGCTATTCTAATATAAGCAACACAAATGAAAATACATATcaagaaaataattataataatatgcTAACAGAAAAAAAACCATGTACCTTTTTAAATAAAGCAGTCGAAGCAGGAAAAACTGTCTCCTTATTAGGTTTGTGGTATGTATGtaatatcttttataatattgaaaataaaaaagcattaaatatattaaatatgcCTATTACTATTGCTATAACACAAATATATGTTGGTTTAccaatatttttaatacCATGGTTATTAAAGTTAAGGAATCAACCCGAACTATTCTATGATGAACaagaattaaaaagaattaatatGAGTGATCGTAATGCCTTAATCAAAGGATTccaaaaatatatattattcttaaaGAAATATAGTAGTATTATGAAACAAAGTATTTATCATGGATATGCTCATCTATTATCTGTTATTGCTATGGGTGCCGGTGCTATTAGTTTTGTTCATATTGTTAAAGCTTCTGCTCCATTATTTGCTGCTTTCTTCTCATACTTCtttatgaataataaaatgtcCATTTATACATATTCCTCGTTAGTACCAATCGTATTTGGTGTCTCACTTGCTTcaataaaagaattatcATTTACATACAAAGCACTTTATTCAACATTATCAGCCAATGTACTTTCAACAATGAGAGCTATTGAAGCCAAAATAATGATGGGAAAAAATCTAGACAAATTAGGAAGAAATTTAACGCcagaaaatatatttgcACTCTTAACTTTATCTTCAGCCATATTCTTAACACCTGCTTTGTTTATTGATTCACACAAATGGAAAGACGcttatgaatatttaatgaataataaaaatgtattaaaagTTTTAGGAAGACATGTACTCATGTCAGGAGTGTGGttctatttatataatcaattatcatttatttcattaaaTAGATTAAATCATATTACACATGCTGTTGCAAGCACAGTTAAAAGAGTTTTCTTAATATTAACGagttattttatttttggAACCAAATTTTCATTCCTTGGTGGACTTGGTTCTTCTATAGCTGTTGGTGGAACATTTGTATATTCTCTTGTAAAGAATAAATTTGGATAg
- a CDS encoding putative membrane protein (conserved Plasmodium membrane protein, unknown function), whose protein sequence is MIKEKLLKFLNYYYFFKKYYIYHILFLYIFFLRITYTYAEITISQFYTFLLSKYENVENSRREDNFFYYFTHFFNFNSRCDDKFLNTKLFVVVYLPICLKCFYTLFFDYVAYYIYIRYYFNKINNDFRRFFFSSLTYENIHVANNSVCENALHIIKKVRSNSINKLKKEKKRKKTKNEVMNIYMRNRFSQISFEEYKKYCSFLKRRYKKKKKEKSGNSFIYINEKKKKKFSSYRRTGYKKDIYNKYKSNYRRKYNDNNSFNNITYDISSNEYDNNFIRKDVPSDEVKIKIIKCDEDFIKNNKLLYEKNRGNGGGNSLFNNLFKNRKHIFFRRKNKNKIMDNKNDQKNDNKYNNSNNIKNVNNSDDVIFSKFLKDKFKMIKKKNDINPINEDTNGNKYFLENNINNERTKNNSINSSGILNYLFFKKNNNSNINYEAIKDDTCNDNYHYNKMDNNVNNINNIDNTTYKHSFNNEYNNSSDFCSKEYDEIYKNNKRSHNEKEMLLNFRLDKKKEKNKKKSGNATNKVNVKDMNTKNYFINFCNNLQTDNFLMNNENNIDIYSEGDINKEQMNVHNKSYNENINEKKKKSEKCKRGNTCVLATDVDIDEKSYDDGTIMLNENNDSNDKNNDSDNKNNDSNDKNNNDSNDKNKNNDSNDKNNDSNKNKFHVSYVKNNMLNNNINEEKKKNYYYKKMNNTDYTNECDNYDYDYINDDLNESQKMCYRNLRGSLNMEYIFKDSYELLDNNESNEYYYYNKFKSFYYEIDEENQTCSNIKEIISNKINAEFYHLKLNILILSCIIIQIFNSFILILISNNFILKRERIFFFCFLYSLLESVTDVISDNIFFLCGKFTNIYKKEFSINSIYIIQVISKMVLSVSTIFIYCIYHIFVILFNDVNIMIINTLIKALSIFVLSFIFLKNKDNIFSYYYNDKYVHLNNFFQRRNGKDEMLKDVNRRGATDLFLKRSKYVAQDNNNNNNNIISKFQQNVEIKSDISNKGSNKNGEPPNGDDVNVNVNYSNGDNKKIIPSNTSDLSFKNIYKYDAYIKDAYVKNEKLNYLAMSKGNINSTYIKDENILNNNFVKGEYKKMKRNGYNIFLLDKLKCVLEVLNIFKFISRIKSYLCKRNRMTYDFNYTLLNVKSVKYDENKIYDNMSYGQEKKKKKKKNSKLYKKYGKYDNLNFEIKIPTIKNIKDLFCMNNKFDWSCTMQNNNMIKNYKKPLLNDNINNSNTWINNNLKKKNNINKKKKIIINYPLKLLLNNLNFSNIFYICLLLIIPTFERIFLNYKIKNITLDLHSYCYLNIVNYITDLIGLYIYISYFNEESYSSSIFLSSLINIFLLSVRFLFLYKNFNQLGLLFLETILKSLHKTFFYMPIFILVTKVYIKNINNLMCSFYSSILDVSSFASYYFEYLILSFYNIDDSKNIFVVVYLTFLVLHLLSLVVISKLKK, encoded by the exons atgataaaagagaaattgttaaaatttttaaattactattatttttttaaaaagtattatatttatcatatcctttttttgtatatattttttttacgAATAACTTATACGTATGCTGAAATAACGATATCTCAgttttatacatttttattaagtAAATATGAGAATGTGGAGAATAGTCGAAGAGAggataattttttttattactttactcatttttttaattttaattcaAGATGTGATGATAAATTTTTGAATACGAAATTATTTGTTGTAGTATATTTACCAATATGtttaaaatgtttttatactcttttttttgattatgtagcttattatatatatatacgttattattttaataaaataaataatgattttaggaggttttttttttcatctcTTACTTATGAAAATATACATGTAGCAAATAATTCTGTTTGTGAGAATGCtttacatattataaaaaaggtAAGATCTAATAGTATTAATAAATTGAAAAAggagaaaaaaagaaagaaaacaaaaaatgaGGTTATGAATATTTACATGAGGAATAGATTTTCTCAGATATCTTTTGAAGagtataaaaaatattgtagttttttaaaacgaagatataaaaaaaaaaaaaaagaaaaaagcgggaattcatttatttatataaatgaaaaaaaaaaaaaaaagtttaGTTCATATAGAAGAACAGGTtataaaaaggatatatataataaatataaaagtaattatagaagaaaatataatgataataattcatttaataatattacatatgatatatcttctaatgaatatgataataatttcattCGTAAGGATGTACCTTCTGATGAGGTCAAAATAAAGATTATAAAATGTGATGAGgattttataaaaaataataaattattatatgagAAGAATCGAGGGAATGGAGGTGGAAATAGTCtgtttaataatttatttaaaaatagaaagcacatattttttagaagaaaaaataaaaataaaataatggACAACAAAAATGACCAAAAAAATGACAACAAATATAAcaatagtaataatatcaaaaatGTGAATAATTCGGATGATGTAATTTTTAgtaaatttttaaaagataaattcaaaatgattaaaaagaaaaatgatataaacCCAATAAATGAGGATACAAATggaaataaatattttttggAGAACAATATAAACAATGAAAGAActaaaaataatagtataAATAGTTCAGgtattttaaattatttattttttaaaaaaaataataatagtaatattaattatgaAGCTATAAAGGATGATACTtgtaatgataattatcattataataagaTGGATAATAATGtcaataatataaacaatatagataatacaacatataaacattcttttaataatgaatataataattcttctGATTTTTGTTCTAAGGAATATgatgaaatatataagaataataaaagatcACATAATGAGAAGGAAATGTTATTAAATTTTCGTttagataaaaaaaaggaaaaaaacaaaaaaaaaagtggAAATGCTACTAATAAAGTAAATGTAAAAGATATgaatacaaaaaattattttataaatttttgtaataatttACAGACTGATAACTTTCTTATGAACAATGAAAATAACATTGATATTTATTCAGAAGGAGATATTAATAAGGAGCAAATGAATGTACataataaatcatataatgaaaatataaatgaaaaaaaaaaaaaaagtgaaAAGTGTAAAAGGGGTAATACGTGTGTATTAGCTACTGATGTTGATATAGATGAGAAAAGTTATGACGATGGAACTATTATGCtgaatgaaaataatgatagtaatgataaaaataatgatagtgataataaaaataatgatagtaatgataaaaataataatgatagtaatgataaaaataaaaataatgatagtaatgataaaaataatgatagtAATAAGAACAAGTTTCATGTGTcatatgtaaaaaataatatgctaaataataatattaatgaggaaaagaaaaaaaattattattataaaaaaatgaataatacAGATTATACGAACGAATGTGATAATTATGATTATGACTATATAAACGATGATTTAAATGAGAGTCAGAAAATGTGCTATCGTAATTTAAGAGGTAGCTTAAATAtggaatatatttttaaagatagttatgaattattagataataatgaatcgaatgaatattattattataataaatttaaaagtttttattatgaaataGATGAAGAAAATCAGACATGttcaaatataaaagaaataataagTAATAAGATTAATGCTgaattttatcatttaaaattaaatatacttatattgtcttgtattataattcagatatttaattcatttattttaattttgatatctaataattttattttaaaaagagaaagaatattttttttttgttttttatattctttattagAAAGTGTAACAGATGTAATATCagataatattttttttttatgtggtaaatttacaaatatatataaaaaagaatttagtataaattctatatatataatacaagTAATAAGTAAAATGGTTTTAAGTGTTTCTaccatttttatatattgtatatatcacatatttgttattttatttaatgatgtcaatataatgataataaatacattaaTTAAAGCCCTTTCAATTTTTGTGctttcttttatatttcttaaaaataaggataatatatttagttattattataatgacAAGTATGTACatttgaataatttttttcaaagAAGAAATGGAAAAGATGAAATGTTGAAGGATGTTAATCGTAGGGGGGCTACCGATctgtttttaaaaagaagTAAGTATGTTGCTCaggataataataataataataataatataataagtAAATTTCAACAGAATGTGGAAATAAAAAGTGATATCTCTAACAAGGGTTCTAATAAAAATGGAGAGCCCCCAAATGGAGATGATGTTAATGTGAATGTAAATTATTCAAATggtgataataaaaaaatcataCCTAGTAATACAAGTgatttatcttttaaaaatatatataaatatgatgCATATATAAAGGATGCTTATGTGAAAAATGAAAAGCTGAATTATTTAGCTATGAGCAAGGgtaatataaatagtaCATACataaaagatgaaaatatattgaataataattttgttaaaggagaatataaaaagatgAAGAGAAATggttataatatatttttgttggataaattaaaatgtgTATTAGAagttttaaatatttttaaatttatatcaaGAATAAAAAGTTATTTGTGTAAAAGAAATAGAATGACTTATGATTTTAATTATACTTTATTAAATGTCAAAAGTGTAAAATATGATgagaataaaatatatgataatatgtCATATGGACaggagaaaaaaaaaaaaaaaaaaaaaaatagtaaattatataaaaaatatggaaaatatGACAACTTAAattttgaaataaaaatacctacaataaaaaatataaaagatttattttgtatgaataataaattcGATTGGTCTTGTACTATgcaaaataataatatgattaaaaattataaaaagccattattaaatgataatataaataatagtaatacatggattaataataatttaaagaagaaaaataatataaataaaaaaaaaaaaataataataaattatcctcttaaattattattaaataatttaaatttttcgaatatattctatatatgtttattattaattatacCAACATTTgaaagaatatttttaaattataaaataaaaaatattacttTAGATCTGCATTCTTATTGTTATCTCAATATAGTAAATTATATAACTGACTTAATAGgtttgtatatatatataagttaTTTTAATGAGGAATCATATTCCTCCtctatttttttaagttCACTTATTAACATATTCTTATTGTCTGTGCGCTTCCTCTTTttgtataaaaattttaacCAGTTAGGTTTATTG ttttTGGAAACCATATTGAAGTCTCTTCACAAGACATTTTTTTACATGCCCATATTTATACTAGTAACAAAG gtatatataaaaaacattAACAACTTGATGTGTTCTTTCTACTCTAGTATTTTAGACGTTAGTTCTTTTGCTTCCTACTATTTTGAATATC TTATATTAAGCTTTTACAATATTGATGATTCaaagaatatttttgtCGTTGTGTATTTAACCTTTTTGGTATTGCATTTATTATCTCTAGTAGTTATATCAAAATTGAAGAAGTGA